In Deltaproteobacteria bacterium, the following proteins share a genomic window:
- the mpl gene encoding UDP-N-acetylmuramate:L-alanyl-gamma-D-glutamyl-meso-diaminopimelate ligase, whose protein sequence is MSPKRIHLIATCGMGMASLAGLLKGKGYAVSGSDQNVYPPMSHQLESLGIPIRSPFSPENLNPTPDLVIVGNAVSRNNPEVEAMLARGLPYLSMPQALHDFFLKDRFPIVIAGTHGKTTTSALTGWLLTQTGRSPSFLVGGILKNSGRSYQNGTGPSFVLEGDEYDSAFFDKKPKFLHYAPKILVLNPVEFDHADIYRDLDHVLSAFRELIDSLGSDTLIIHHGQNPNVLSLVRSTSRRSVSFGLGSLTDVGTAGLELQRGTRFHLLLKGKTAIKLSSPLIGRHNVENLLAAVAVLLEMGVSLTEIQEVLPAFQGVKRRQEILGTYRGVTLIDDFAHHPTAISETLKAIRACYPEARLWALFEPRSNTTRRKIFEPLFPDAFQEADETIIAPLYHPEKIEQEERLSPETIVAELSRRGKKARQASSIDEIAGWVGEEARPGDIVCLMSNGAFGGLAEKLTRILQ, encoded by the coding sequence ATGTCTCCCAAAAGAATCCACTTAATTGCCACCTGCGGGATGGGGATGGCCTCTCTGGCAGGACTTCTGAAGGGAAAGGGATATGCCGTTAGCGGTTCTGATCAGAATGTTTATCCCCCCATGAGTCACCAGCTGGAGTCCCTTGGAATTCCAATTCGTTCCCCCTTTAGTCCGGAGAATCTCAATCCGACTCCCGATCTCGTGATTGTTGGTAATGCGGTCTCACGGAATAACCCGGAGGTGGAGGCCATGCTTGCCAGAGGGCTCCCCTATCTCTCCATGCCACAGGCGCTCCATGATTTTTTCTTAAAAGACCGCTTCCCGATTGTGATTGCGGGAACCCACGGCAAGACAACCACATCGGCACTCACGGGCTGGCTTTTGACTCAAACCGGCCGATCTCCGAGCTTTCTGGTCGGCGGAATCCTGAAAAACAGTGGGCGTTCGTACCAGAATGGAACCGGTCCCTCTTTTGTGTTGGAGGGAGATGAGTATGATTCTGCCTTCTTCGATAAAAAACCGAAGTTTCTCCATTATGCCCCCAAAATACTTGTTTTAAATCCGGTCGAGTTTGATCACGCCGACATTTACCGGGACCTAGATCATGTCTTGTCGGCCTTCCGCGAATTGATTGACTCCCTTGGCTCCGATACCCTGATCATCCATCACGGCCAGAATCCGAATGTCCTTTCGCTGGTACGATCAACGTCCCGTCGCTCTGTTTCATTCGGATTAGGATCGTTAACCGACGTAGGAACGGCAGGTCTGGAACTTCAACGAGGGACCCGATTTCACCTCCTCTTGAAGGGAAAAACAGCGATCAAGCTCTCAAGCCCGCTCATCGGGAGACATAATGTAGAAAATCTTCTTGCCGCTGTCGCCGTTCTTCTTGAGATGGGAGTCTCGCTCACTGAAATTCAGGAGGTGCTCCCCGCCTTCCAGGGGGTTAAAAGGAGACAGGAGATTCTTGGGACATATCGCGGTGTCACGCTGATCGATGATTTTGCCCATCACCCGACCGCCATTTCAGAGACCCTCAAGGCAATCCGTGCCTGTTACCCCGAGGCGCGTCTTTGGGCCCTGTTTGAGCCGCGCTCTAACACCACGCGGAGAAAAATTTTTGAGCCGCTCTTTCCGGACGCCTTCCAGGAGGCGGACGAGACAATTATTGCCCCCCTCTATCATCCCGAAAAAATCGAGCAGGAGGAACGGCTTTCACCGGAGACGATTGTTGCCGAACTGAGCCGCCGTGGAAAGAAGGCGCGACAAGCTTCTTCGATCGACGAGATTGCCGGGTGGGTCGGGGAGGAGGCGAGGCCCGGTGACATCGTCTGTCTCATGTCCAACGGGGCTTTTGGGGGCTTGGCGGAGAAACTGACTCGTATTCTTCAATGA
- a CDS encoding translocation/assembly module TamB domain-containing protein, which translates to MNRRIKRLIRTVLVLILFLGLPSFLLHSNDLHRFLLQKAGLVIGWKIDFQRSHLVLHRGFFFLEQLVVVSAKQRFDFKADQLKVAISPRAFLTGKLVVSNLTLDHPSLVIRKSGESKGEKKVPKDFFKQLVRSYEGSLFLEKLALEEADLNHFRIQMDDQPPLTTEKVTLRLGATRRGLPALRLHLTGLNRDKPLLDSLSTKLTISAQGIKLSALEVKKGENILFLNGRWEGDLESSIVHLEGSFYPEKVLSEPLQFSLLGSLKKNTFLIDKLAAELEGGELTANGSYKISSADYHIDFAAKNVALESIFRKSASSVLGPSRGVGEVVGKAVGKLPQISVGGEARIVSFRHRGLAAHEAYGEINLNWPHLDFSAKIRPSEGGKESGLVEGGVSFLPSAEKKTLTTFTRQIKLRFEEAPLQPILPELPISSFVTGYLDIEGAGISVRGRGEVDLRTVILGPLYVESLKSSIHLEEGGGVTFSNIALAINDVETDSFPGNLRIDSKGGEVYLLGQLSPTLAFKATRSASTELWSIDSFYHRTPRGELTLKGQIDDNLSLQIKGPFDLKGLQLLRKYFGESGGYANLNFQLQGPITNPEWNGKILLDNGFLEVLGLRESLGELKGEIQMQNHTLSPSLQGKWGDGDFLLKGRMTVQNRAPQEYHLSLEGSGLSIRPSKDLRLAANCSLMLEGLATSPLLSGKIDVIDGQYSKKFDIHEFVLKPSSQDWSLKSPSSPLAPWRLYLALKTAGDFEIKNNLAWILLSSDLKIRGTYGSPQIGGSLNLLEGDFHYLGSEFALTQGRVDFTDPSRAEPYLLLLGERDIPPSYHVTMKIEGFVNNLKIDLTSSPARDREDILSLIAFGLTREELRRSGGVGQQVGLGFAWEQAARPLQGILSRTTGLDLQVEPSKTRGLATGRIAVIGDVTDRLNFTLKTDLAPETAERTLQANYYLTDNILLKGVRTRTATTAPRYRFNLSLRFRLQ; encoded by the coding sequence ATGAATCGACGGATCAAAAGGCTCATCCGGACCGTTTTGGTCTTAATTCTCTTTTTGGGGCTTCCCTCGTTCCTTCTGCATTCAAATGACCTCCACCGGTTTCTCCTCCAAAAGGCCGGCCTCGTGATCGGCTGGAAGATTGATTTTCAACGCTCCCACCTGGTTCTCCACCGTGGATTTTTTTTCTTAGAACAGCTGGTGGTTGTCTCTGCCAAACAGCGTTTTGATTTCAAGGCGGATCAATTGAAAGTTGCTATCAGTCCCCGCGCTTTTTTGACAGGCAAACTGGTCGTTTCGAATCTTACCTTGGACCACCCCTCCCTTGTCATCAGGAAGTCCGGGGAATCAAAGGGGGAGAAAAAAGTCCCCAAAGATTTTTTTAAACAACTGGTCCGAAGTTATGAAGGCTCGTTATTTTTGGAGAAGCTTGCCCTGGAAGAGGCCGACCTCAACCATTTTCGTATTCAAATGGATGACCAACCACCTTTGACGACGGAAAAGGTAACGCTTCGTCTTGGGGCGACACGCCGTGGCCTTCCGGCTCTCCGTCTTCATCTGACGGGCTTAAATCGGGACAAGCCCCTTCTTGATTCCCTCTCCACAAAATTGACCATTTCAGCGCAAGGAATCAAGCTCAGTGCACTTGAGGTCAAGAAGGGGGAGAACATCCTTTTTCTTAACGGTCGCTGGGAAGGGGATCTCGAATCCTCAATCGTTCACCTTGAAGGCTCTTTCTATCCCGAGAAGGTATTGTCGGAACCGCTTCAGTTCAGTCTCCTTGGTAGTTTGAAGAAGAACACCTTTCTCATCGATAAACTGGCTGCAGAACTGGAGGGGGGAGAGCTGACGGCTAACGGGTCCTATAAAATCAGCTCCGCCGACTACCATATTGATTTCGCCGCCAAAAACGTTGCCTTGGAATCGATCTTCAGAAAATCCGCAAGTTCAGTTCTTGGTCCAAGTCGTGGTGTGGGTGAGGTGGTGGGGAAGGCGGTTGGAAAGCTCCCCCAGATCTCGGTAGGCGGAGAGGCTCGGATCGTCTCTTTTCGCCACCGGGGGTTGGCCGCTCACGAGGCCTATGGAGAGATCAATCTCAACTGGCCCCATCTCGATTTTAGCGCAAAGATCCGCCCCTCCGAGGGGGGCAAAGAGAGCGGTCTTGTGGAGGGAGGGGTCTCATTCCTCCCATCGGCAGAGAAAAAGACGCTGACGACCTTTACCCGTCAGATCAAACTCCGCTTTGAGGAAGCCCCTCTTCAACCGATTCTTCCGGAGCTGCCTATTAGCTCTTTCGTCACAGGTTATCTTGATATCGAGGGGGCCGGCATCTCTGTCCGGGGTCGTGGCGAGGTGGATCTCCGGACCGTTATCCTGGGTCCGTTATATGTTGAGTCCTTAAAGTCGTCGATCCATCTTGAAGAGGGCGGCGGTGTCACCTTTTCCAATATAGCCCTGGCCATCAACGATGTTGAGACGGATTCCTTTCCAGGGAATCTTCGTATCGACTCGAAGGGAGGCGAGGTTTATCTCCTCGGCCAGCTTTCACCCACGCTTGCCTTTAAAGCAACCCGCTCCGCATCAACCGAGTTGTGGTCCATTGATAGTTTTTACCACCGAACTCCAAGGGGTGAACTGACATTAAAAGGGCAAATCGATGATAACCTGTCGCTCCAGATCAAAGGCCCTTTTGATTTGAAAGGGCTACAGCTTTTGCGAAAATATTTTGGGGAATCAGGCGGCTATGCCAATCTGAATTTTCAACTTCAGGGGCCAATAACAAATCCGGAATGGAACGGAAAGATTCTGTTGGATAACGGATTTCTTGAAGTCCTTGGCCTCCGGGAATCGCTCGGCGAACTTAAAGGGGAGATTCAGATGCAAAATCACACCCTGAGTCCTTCTTTACAGGGAAAATGGGGAGATGGGGATTTTCTCCTCAAGGGGCGTATGACTGTCCAAAACCGGGCTCCTCAAGAATACCATCTTTCGCTTGAAGGCTCCGGTCTTTCCATCCGTCCTTCCAAAGATCTTCGATTGGCGGCCAATTGTTCGCTTATGTTAGAAGGCTTGGCAACCTCTCCCCTTTTGTCCGGGAAGATCGATGTCATTGATGGGCAGTACAGTAAAAAATTCGACATCCATGAATTTGTTCTTAAGCCGTCCTCTCAAGACTGGTCTCTTAAGTCACCCTCTTCCCCCCTGGCCCCATGGCGGCTCTATCTTGCCCTGAAAACGGCGGGGGATTTCGAGATCAAGAATAACCTCGCATGGATTCTTCTCTCTTCCGATCTGAAAATTCGGGGCACCTATGGCTCGCCCCAAATAGGAGGCTCCCTGAATTTGTTGGAGGGAGATTTTCATTATCTGGGATCTGAATTTGCCCTAACACAGGGGCGTGTCGATTTTACAGACCCCTCCCGGGCTGAACCTTATCTTCTGCTGCTGGGAGAGCGCGACATTCCTCCCAGTTATCATGTAACGATGAAGATCGAGGGCTTTGTCAACAATCTGAAAATTGATCTCACCAGCTCCCCGGCACGTGACCGGGAGGACATTCTTTCCCTCATCGCCTTTGGGCTGACTCGGGAAGAACTGCGTCGGTCAGGGGGGGTTGGCCAGCAGGTGGGGTTGGGATTTGCCTGGGAACAGGCGGCCAGACCGCTTCAGGGAATTCTCTCACGCACGACAGGTCTTGATCTTCAGGTGGAACCATCAAAGACCAGGGGTTTGGCGACAGGCAGGATTGCCGTTATTGGTGATGTGACAGACCGGTTGAATTTTACCCTCAAAACCGATTTGGCTCCCGAGACGGCAGAAAGAACCTTGCAGGCAAACTATTATTTGACAGACAATATACTTTTGAAAGGGGTTCGGACGAGGACAGCCACAACGGCACCTCGATACCGATTCAATTTATCTTTGAGATTTCGACTCCAGTGA